In a single window of the Anabas testudineus chromosome 17, fAnaTes1.2, whole genome shotgun sequence genome:
- the LOC113171477 gene encoding telomerase protein component 1-like, whose amino-acid sequence MAQREQQQQQQEATCGRSLSSLNLENKLLAQSSTLMTLPRSPLVTLAAQPPSCSSLQPSSLSSTSSSILSASSLSSSLTSSILTTQNKLLTSDSPHLSFSLTSSNDLLISKYLTSSAPHSHLAPPYHRHGLGEQKRDNREDKDKKTEALKSCFNETSVQQHLEEEEDLSEDEKEADDGGSTLELPVVETVLTKQELEQTVVFRQEEFAEFDGGKKKIEEDLKDKKYLLLNDVCCSLVNKNTAPGQKDWDSGDSVWTRIINLSKNISVSDPQFLLKVAVYTRQELNIRITANFLLALAASQPSTKPHVRRYFCAAVQLPSDWLEVVRIYSTCFSRSLPMCLKKSMTDKFKQFSEYQLAKYNTRKHRCKHNRNRRKGEKPTDQQLKRWANLVRADVPALKKFLQVEGSKEVVDKKQTDFNMKKMIKKLHIKEPAEHVMAILGKKYPADLKAFTRSGMKGTWDRERAGQRMQLKEPDTWERLLSLEGDKATTWEKLIDNKSLPFMAMLRNLRNMITTGISEAHHKKILSRLTSKKAVIQSRQFPFRFLAAYKVIMELHALVSTSQQKVPTVKEFLKEILKKIPKSKRFDRVKWETAQKKRLRMTLGVPFICQMYRMKKARFLKANQLKYTDDLLDRYRKALETAVQISCRYNVPPLPGRTIIMVHTHTATFDSKKPDFCLPPDPEENNKDEEKEEKNQRRRKNMEEKDDDKLVPSIMEVAVLLSLMISSRAEDCRICLNNWNSVEEVELKSDVLLENVRSVMKQVKEHEDRQGSSLSSMLTNTNKVDNFIVLTDDRVCSKVEWAIDKYVRERNNKALVVQLFLSECDIEYTADRNCVKLAGFSEQMLRFVAERGSSRLLDHVEHLDKLYNIPPPEGGKTPRTTDHVVTIPVGPKLRWRGVRVFISSTFRDMHAERDVLVRSIFPELRRRAAAHCLFLQEVELRWGVTEEESGRATELCLSEVCRSQLMVGILGERYGVVPPKPALPDLPQYSWLASAPPDLSITEMEIRQFQALYPDTAHQQMFCYFRDPNITKSVPVAWRSDFVPESKEAETKMSSLKNRIRDSGVKVTENYPCEWGGVLDGKPYLKNLEDFGRAVLEDLWTAVVEQFVEEDEEAALDVTEQEVHQGALQRQFFGRAKLLSGAVEMVEQVQTKGGMMVVEGGPGEGKTVFMAALADALRSGAKSKRNLVCDVISYSTAASQSARSVENLLRCLIQWFRKMKDTEKEPLPHTYKDLVSEFHSTLSDMKKNKPLVMLVDGVDLVQDGRGQVSSDWIPQQLPQGVCLVLSITTKAALLQTLAKKRGVVLFTLGQLTMMDRKEIVQRGLDTFGKKLSDSAFNNQLQTLIMKNGAVSPLYLHLACEDLRNFASFDKLSKIIQDLPQSLNQLVQYRLDRLCSQCRDMPGLHWALAALTVSNSGLRERDLYSVLNTCNDLSSRDGQVSWKEVLQLSRKPKKRVPMATFTRVVQSLQRLVGPSHCHNTDDLLALTSPEVKRAFEDLLLPKDSDRTRAHFILAAHLWALANPHGTDIFLHCEVNSVMHLPSSLVECGQLEALRSLLSNYYFLFVNVRHGLLHHLLEIYSLYDKKQKSTTPIHSQGSLEDCRSFLQRHAPLLSSWPNLFIQQALNELPETSAHTWAQSLVGKGGVQVVEWQNNGSQIVQDNSELVSTFSSEPTCLVVSSDEELMVVGTGRGTLHFINTQTGQELKSLVSSCDGISSCVFLKDGRLAITSFDGRIETWDIGNGCRTALIDGHTNMITGSDITADQKHFATVSLDHKLKVWSSNKGHEVAALSASSPMNCVNFDPEGHLLAAGCWDGNVIVWNWLQNKTQKSLSGHRGSVRSLCFSSSSSMLCSGSVSGEIRVWSVPTSTCVGCFQAHCGATEVLTFLDDGAMLLSAGSDHMLQLWSGGLGRSVSALKSDDAPPQTSVNSKPAALCVAVNGDHAAVGYHGHGIRLYNIEIGEKLWESSDLNVSILCLLWVILDSEQTEPGLLVSGGSDKHLRVWKKQGEEGMMDGLKMLGMFGVQQGTILALAQNSTYLATASDDFTIVLWLLSNLGLDTSAEPHVTLRGHSGGVTCLAFSPDGGQLLSGGKDQGLMLWDVSSSPAVLSKSLRHSHRDWITGCVWTPDCVISSSNDGRLCVWDLQTGRRLREISWRSPLTSVCCLGQYVMAGCAEGALHVWNWETPMEICHITAHKQRIHHCSVLPNTGKNKEINSEEITVFTASDDGTVQLWKPLEVEHFSTFQGHSGTIHGVVCKEEVSQLLTVSEDCSLRCWTWTAESPLSPRGPVTALCFSQKENLLLAGYESGLLELWWNNRVIGHKQASGNKITALCSMPDSQFAVGYTKCCVDVWRLGWNQQHSNAGLVKVTTYAVTQQVTLLAYCSVLIGISESGLIFEVARNEGDDSWDQYTRILGHIRNDEKSMWLVGEGQGDVQIAFVFSIFPKSGLNKYMSSMNLNNDKNGSLITAVTVEEEFVVCGDIKGNMWFNQPPDLASWSSKKPAHSDRISVLRLTDSSIISASYDRTVKLWDRNTKKQVGMFVCGAPVLLLEINPEKPNKLVCGDQQGKLYFLSWKK is encoded by the exons ATGGCtcagagagagcagcagcagcagcagcaggaggccACGTGTGGGAGAAGTTTGTCTTCTCTGAATCTGGAGAATAAACTTTTAGCTCAGAGCTCCACACTGATGACCCTGCCACGTTCTCCACTTGTAACACTTGCAGCACAgcctccctcctgctcctctctccagCCCTCCAGCCTGTCTTCTACCTCATCCTCCATTCTCTCTGCCTCGTCTTTATCATCTTCCCTAACCTCTTCCATCCTTACCACCCAGAACAAGCTCCTAACTAGTGATTCCCCTCATCTCTCATTTTCCTTGACCTCTTCCAATGACTTGCTGATCTCTAAATACCTGACCAGCAGTGCTCCTCATAGCCACCTTGCTCCTCCATACCATCGTCATGGTCTAGGTGAACAGAAGAGGGACAAtagagaagacaaagacaaaaagactgAAGCGCTGAAATCCTGTTTCAATGAAACAAGCGTG cagcagcatctagaagaagaggaggatttGTCTGAAGACGAGAAGGAGGCAGATGATGGTGGGTCGACTCTGGAGTTACCTGTTGTGGAAACGGTGTTGACCAAACAAGAACTAGAACAAACTGTGGTCTTTAGACAGGAGGAGTTTGCTGAGTTTGATgggggaaagaaaaagattgAAGAGGACCTGAAGGATAAAAAG TATCTCCTGCTGAACGACGTGTGTTGCTCCCTGGTCAATAAGAACACAGCTCCAGGACAGAAGGACTGGGACTCAGGTGATAGTGTTTGGACCAGGATCATAAACCTGTCAAAGaacatttctgtctctgaccCTCAGTTTCTTCtcaag GTGGCTGTTTACACTCGACAGGAGTTGAACATCCGTATCACAGCAAACTTCTTACTGGCTCTGGCTGCTAGTCAGCCCAGCACCAAGCCTCATGTCCGCAGATACTTCTGTGCTGCTGTACAGCTGCCCTCTGACTGGCTGGAAGTTGTCAgaatctacagtaca TGCTTCAGCCGCTCCCTACCAATGTGTCTGAAGAAGTCAATGACTGACAAGTTTAAACAGTTCAGCGAGTATCAACTGGCCAAATACAACACACGCAAACACCGCTGCAAACACAACCGCAACAGACGCAAAGGCGAG AAACCGACTGATCAGCAGCTTAAGCGATGGGCAAACTTGGTCAGAGCAGACGTACCTGCGCTGAAAAAGTTT CTGCAGGTAGAAGGCAGCAAAGAGGTGGTggacaaaaagcaaacagattTCAATATGAAGAAGATGATCAAGAAGCTCCACATTAAAGAACCAGCTGAACACGTTATGGCCATTCTGGGAAAAAA GTATCCTGCTGACCTGAAGGCGTTCACTCGCAGTGGAATGAAGGGTACgtgggacagagagagagccgGGCAGAGAATGCAGCTGAAAGAACCAGATACGTGGGAACGGCTGCTAAGTCTGGAGGGCGACAAGGCCACCACCTGGGAGAAGCTCATAG ACAACAAGTCTCTTCCATTCATGGCCATGCTGAGGAACCTGAGGAACATGATCACCACAGGCATCAGCGAGGCTCATCACAAGAAGATCCTCAGCAGACTGACCAGTAAG AAAGCAGTTATTCAGAGTCGACAGTTTCCCTTCAGATTCCTCGCAGCCTACAAAGTTATCATGGAGCTTCATGCTTTGG TCTCAACATCACAGCAAAAAGTTCCCACTGTTAAAGAGTTCTTGAAGGAAATCCTGAAAAAGATTCCCAAGAGCAAACGCTTTGATCGTGTGAAGTGGGAAACAGCCCAGAAGAAGAGGCTAAGGATGACGCTGGGAGTGCCGTTCATCTGTCAAATGTATAGAATGAAGAAGGCTCGCTTCCTAAAGGCCAA TCAGCTGAAGTACACTGATGATCTGCTGGACCGTTACCGCAAAGCTCTGGAAACTGCAGTACAGATCTCCTGCCGCTATAATGTGCCTCCGCTCCCTGGACGAACTATTATCATGGTCCACACTCATACAGCAACCTTTGACAGCAAGAAGCCAGACTTTTGCCTCCCACCAGACCCTGAGGAAAATAACAAGGAcgaagagaaagaagaaaagaatcagaggagaaggaagaacaTGGAGGAGAAGGATGATGACAAGCTTGTTCCCTCT ATTATGGAAGTGGCCGTTTTGCTCTCTCTGATGATTTCCAGCAGAGCAGAAGATTGTCGGATCTGTTTGAACAATTGGAATAGCGTTGAAGAAGTCGAGCTGAAGTCTGATGTTCTTTTGGAAAATGTCAGAAGTGTCATGAAGCAAGTGAAG GAGCATGAAGATAGGCAAGGCAGCTCCTTGTCTAGTATGTTGACTAACACAAACAAG GTGGACAACTTTATTGTGCTGACTGATGACCGCGTCTGTAGCAAGGTTGAATGGGCCATTGACAAATACGTGAgggaaagaaacaacaaagccCTCGTGGTACAACTCTTCTTGTCAGAGTG TGACATAGAATACACTGCAGACAGAAACTGTGTGAAGCTGGCAGGCTTCAGTGAACAAATGCTGAG ATTTGTGGCAGAACGGGGATCCTCCAGGCTGCTGGATCATGTGGAACATTTGGATAAACTGTATAACATCCCACCACCAGAAGGAGGGAAAACCCCACGGACAACAGACCATGTTGTCACAATACCAGTCGGCCCTAAATTAAG GTGGCGAGGTGTTCGAGTGTtcatctcctccaccttcagAGACATGCACGCAGAGCGTGATGTGTTGGTACGAAGCATCTTCCCAGAGCTCCGTCGCCGTGCTGCAGCACACTGCCTCTTCCTGCAGGAGGTGGAGCTGCGTTGGggtgtgacagaggaagagTCGGGTCGAGCCACTGAGCTGTGTCTGTCAGAGGTGTGTCGCAGCCAGCTGATGGTAGGAATCCTGGGGGAGAGGTACGGCGTGGTGCCCCCCAAACCTGCCCTTCCTGACCTGCCACAATACAGCTGG CTGGCGTCAGCTCCACCTGATCTGTCGATCACAGAGATGGAGATCCGTCAGTTTCAGGCTCTTTACCCCGACACAGCTCATCAACAAATGTTCTGCTACTTCAGAGATCCAAACATCACCAA ATCAGTTCCAGTTGCTTGGAGATCAGACTTTGTTCCTGAATCAAAGGAAGCTGAGACAAAAATGTCCTCTCTGAAAAATAGGATCCGAGACAGTGGTGTCAAGGTCACTGAAAA TTACCCATGTGAGTGGGGAGGTGTTCTGGATGGGAAACCTTATCTGAAGAACCTGGAGGACTTTGGCAGAGCTGTGCTGGAAGATCTGTGGACGGCTGTTGTGGAGCAGTTTGTGGAA gaggatgaggaggctGCATTAGATGTAACAGAGCAGGAGGTTCACCAGGGGGCGCTGCAGAGGCAGTTCTTTGGCAGAGCGAAGCTGCTGTCTGGAGCTGTGGAGATGGTGGAGCAGGTCCAGACCAAAGGAgggatgatggtggtggagggaGGACCTGGAGAGGGCAAAACTGTCTTCATG GCTGCTCTGGCAGACGCCCTCAGGTCTGGAGCCAAGTCTAAGAGAAACCTGGTCTGTGATGTCATCTCATACTCTACAGCTGCCAGCCAATCAGCACGCTCTGTGGAGAACCTTCTTCGCTGCCTGATTCAGTGGTTTAGGAAGATGAAAGATACTGAGAAGGAACCTCTTCCCCACACTTACAA AGATTTAGTGTCTGAATTTCACTCCACGTTGAGTGACATGAAGAAGAACAAACCTCTGGTGATGTTGGTTGATGGAGTGGATCTTGTCCAAGATGGTCGAGGTCAAGTCAGCTCCGACTGGATACCACAGCAGCTTCCACAG ggtgtgtgtttggtgttgaGCATCACAACTAAAGCAGCTCTGTTACAAACTCTGGCCAAGAAGAGAGGTGTTGTCCTGTTCACCCTGGGACAACTTACCATGATGGACAGGAAGGAGATAGTTCAAAGAGGACTGGACACCTTCGGGAAGAAACTAAGTGACTCTGCCTTCAATAACCAG cTCCAGACACTGATAATGAAGAATGGAGCAGTGAGTCCTCTCTACCTGCACCTGGCCTGTGAAGACCTGAGGAACTTTGCCTCATTTGACAAG ttgAGCAAGATAATCCAAGACCTGCCTCAGTCCCTGAACCAGTTGGTGCAGTACAGACTGGACAGACTCTGCTCGCAGTGCAGAGACATGCCGGGACTCCACTGGGCTCTGGCAGCACTTACTGTCAGCAACTCTG gcctcagagagagagacttgtACTCTGTACTGAACACATGCAACGACCTGTCTTCAAGGGATGGACAGGTGTCATGGAAGGAAGTGCTGCAATTGTCCAGGAAGCCCAAAAAACGGGTTCCCATGGCAACTTTCACTCGGGTAGTGCAGAGTTTACAAAG ACTGGTTGGTCCATCTCATTGCCACAACACTGATGACCTTCTGGCTCTAACCAGTCCAGAAGTGAAGCGAGCCTTTGAGGACTTACTCCTCCCTAAAGACAGTGACAGAACCAGAGCCCACTTCATTCTTGCAG CTCATCTCTGGGCACTGGCTAACCCCCATGGAACAGATATCTTCCTTCACTGTGAGGTTAACTCTGTTATGCACCTGCCCTCCAGCCTG GTTGAATGTGGCCAACTGGAGGCGCTTCGTTCTTTGCTGTCTAATtattatttcctgtttgttaaCGTGCGCCACGGCCTCCTGCACCACCTCTTGGAGATCTACAGCTTGTATG ataaaaaacaaaagtctacAACTCCAA TTCACTCCCAGGGCAGTCTGGAGGACTGTCGTAGCTTCCTGCAGCGTCATGCTCCCCTACTCTCCTCGTGGCCTAATCTTTTCATTCAGCAGGCCCTCAATGAGCTCCCAGAGACCTCTGCTCACACCTGGGCACAAAGTCTGGTTGGAAAAGGAGGGGTCCAGGTAGTTGAGTGGCAAAACAATGGCAGTCAGATTGTTCAAGACAACAG TGAACTGGTGTCGACTTTCTCCTCTGAACCGACCTGTTTGGTTGTGAGCTCTGATGAAGAGCTGATGGTGGTTGGTACTGGACGGGGAACGCTGCATTTCATCAACACACAGACGGGACAG GAATTGAAATCTCTGGTGAGCAGCTGCGACGGGATCTCaagctgtgtgtttctgaaggACGGACGTCTTGCTATCACCTCCTTTGATGGACGAATAGAGACTTGGGACATTGGAAACGGCTGCAG GACTGCTCTTATTGATGGTCACACTAATATGataacaggaagtgacatcactgCAGACCAGAAGCACTTTGCAACTGTTTCCCTTGACCACAAGCTGAAG gTGTGGTCCTCTAATAAGGGTCATGAGGTGGCAGCTTTGTCCGCTTCGAGCCCAATGAACTGTGTGAACTTTGACCCTGAAGGTCAcctgctggctgctggctgctgggATGGAAATGTGATCGTGTGGAACTGGCTCCAGAATAAAACTCAAAAA TCTCTGTCAGGTCACCGGGGCTCCGTACGCagtctctgcttctcttcctcctcctccatgctctGCTCTGGCTCTGTGTCTGGAGAGATCAGGGTGTGGTCAGTCCCCACCTCTACCTGTGTGGGATGTTTTCAGGCTCACTGTGGAGCCACAGAGGTCCTCACCTTCCTGGATGATGGAGCCATGCTCCTTAGTGCTGGCTCTGATCACATG TTGCAGCTCTGGTCAGGAGGACTTGGACGTTCAGTCTCTGCACTAAAAAGTGATGAT GCACCTCCTCAGACGTCTGTAAACTCTAAACCTGCTGCACTTTGTGTGGCTGTGAACGGAGACCATGCCGCTGTGGGTTACCATGGTCACGGCATCAGACTCTACAATATTGAGatag GTGAGAAGCTCTGGGAGTCCAGCGACCTTAATGTGTCCATACTGTGTCTGCTGTGGGTCATTTTGGACTCAGAGCAGACTGAACCTGGTCTGCTGGTGTCTGGAGGAAGTGACAAACATCTGAGGGTCTGGAAGAaacaaggagaggagggaaTGATGGATGGCTTAAAAATGTTGGGAATGTTTGGTGTTCAACAAGGAACCATCCTGGCACTGGCACAAAACTCCACTTACCTGGCTACAGCTTCAG ATGACTTCACTATTGTTTTGTGGCTGTTGAGCAATTTGGGCCTTGACACCTCAGCTGAGCCACATGTGACACTGAGAGGCCACAGTGGAGGAGTCACCTGTTTGGCCTTCAGCCCTGATGGTGGGCAGCTCCTGTCAGGTGGAAAAGATCAG gGCCTGATGTTGTGGGATGTGAGCTCgtctcctgctgttctttctaaATCACTCCGTCACTCTCACAGAGACTGGATCACTGGCTGTGTTTGGACTCCAGACTGTGTT ATTAGCTCTTCAAACGATGGCAGACTTTGTGTATGGGACCTGCAGACAGGTCGGCGTCTCAGGGAGATCTCCTGGAGGAGTCCTCTTACCTCAGTCTGCTGCCTG GGGCAGTACGTGATGGCTGGCTGTGCAGAGGGAGCACTACATGTGTGGAACTGGGAAACTCCCATGGAAATCTGCCACATCACCGCCCATAAGCAGAGGATACACCACTGCTCTGTTCTCCCAAACACAG gaaagaataaagaaataaattcaGAAGAAATTACCGTTTTCACTGCATCTGATGATGGAACAGTTCAGCTTTGGAAACCACTAGAG gTCGAGCACTTCAGCACCTTCCAGGGTCACAGTGGTACAATACATGGAGTTGTTTGCAAGGAAGAAGTCTCACAACTCCTCACTGTTTCTGAAGACTGCTCATTGCGATGCTGGACATGGACGGCAG AGAGTCCTCTGAGCCCGAGAGGCCCCGTCACTGCTCTGTGCTTCTCCCAAAAAGAAAACTTGCTTCTTGCTGGTTATGAGTCCGGTTTACTGGAATTGTGGTGGAACAACAGAGTGATTGGCCACAAGCAG gcttCGGGCAACAAAATCACTGCACTCTGCTCCATGCCCGACAGCCAGTTTGCAGTGGGCTACACTAAATGCTGTGTTGATGTCTGGAGGCTGGGGTGGAACCAGCAACACAGCAACGCAGG ccTGGTGAAGGTAACCACATACGCTGTAACACAACAAGTGACCCTCCTTGCCTATTGCTCTGTGCTGATCGGCATTTCAGAATCTGGATTAATATTTGAAGTCGCAAGAAATGAGGGAGACGATAG TTGGGACCAATATACCCGAATTTTGGGGCACATTCGTAATGATGAGAAAAGCATGTGGCTTGTGGGCGAAGGACAAGGAGACGTTCAAATCGCTTTTGTT TTTTCCATTTTCCCAAAAAGTGGTCTGAATAAATATATGAGCTCGATGAATCTGAACAATGATAAAAACGGGAGCCTGATAACAGCTGTTACTGTGGAAGAAG AGTTTGTGGTGTGTGGAGACATAAAGGGCAACATGTGGTTCAATCAGCCACCAGACCTTGCGTCATGGAGCAGTAAAAAACCT gcccacagtgacaggatcAGTGTTCTGAGACTCACTGACAGCAGCATCATCTCAGCCTCCTACGACAGGACAGTGAAGCTGTGGGACAGAAACACCAAGAAACAG gTCGGCATGTTTGTATGTGGAGCTCCAGTTCTGCTGTTGGAGATAAACCCTGAAAAACCCAACAAGCTGGTTTGTGGTGACCAACAGGGAAAACTCTACTTTCTCTCCTGGAAGAAATAA